A section of the Pleuronectes platessa chromosome 7, fPlePla1.1, whole genome shotgun sequence genome encodes:
- the si:dkey-12e7.1 gene encoding uncharacterized protein si:dkey-12e7.1, producing MTSIIISSAATMSPRKRHLVPVSSRRKAADDYFPFNFLPVECQLHVLSFLNEVDKCSCALVCLSWSCLVRSWKLWRVADYSRRGVFHLGQEGLLVSNREFERWKAWVHHYTHHLISRRASLLTLKASFDLGDRFNKWSELLSHLLNNVHCRDLSHLDLNWTFTLLEPLDLKVHSSSSSHQDSITKMDQVTSFQELLTELTQSCPRISKLRLHFDWSDVSVSLLTQFQQLRVLELKYFWVFKGVTPSTLQTLTNSLPNLKSLTLHILVPLRNLGISYTLESPSLEFLDVSPSRGLVFSCLKLPVLRELRAKKIVRGITLDRRTRLRIQHRWPCLYHVLREGTPKLQALNNERLLPTWREESYGELSAILEQSCYCVQHLDSWLW from the exons ATGACCAGCATCATCATCTCCTCAGCTGCCACCATGTCCCCACGAAAGAGACACCTGGTCCCGGTGAGCAGCCGGCGCAAAGCGGCAGACGACTACTTCCCTTTCAACTTCCTGCCGGTGGAGTGCCAGCTGCACGTCCTGTCCTTCCTGAACGAGGTGGACAAGTGCAGCTGCGCTCTGGTTTGTCTGAGCTGGAGCTGCCTCGTCCGCTCCTGGAAGCTGTGGAGGGTGGCGGACTATTCCCGACGCGGTGTCTTCCACCTGGGTCAGGAGGGGCTGCTGGTTTCCAACCGCGAGTTTGAGAGGTGGAAAGCTTGGGTGCACCATTACACCCACCACCTCATCTCCCGCCGGGCCAGTCTGCTCACGCTGAAGGCCAGCTTCGACCTGGGGGATCGCTTCAACAAGTGGAGCGAGCTGCTGAGCCACCTGCTGAACAATGTTCACTGCAGAGACCTCAGCCACCTGGATCTGAACTGGACCTTCACTCTGCTGGAGCCGCTCGACCTCAAGGTCCACTCCAGCTCCAGTTCACACCAGGACAGCATCACCAAAATGGACCAG GTGACCAGTTTCCAGGAGCTGCTCACTGAGCTCACTCAGAGCTGCCCACGCATCTCCAAGCTGCGGCTCCACTTCGACTGGTCGGACGTGTCCGTGTCGCTGCTCACCCAGTTCCAGCAGCTGCGAGTCCTCGAGCTCAAATACTTCTGGGTATTCAAAGGAGTGACTCCCTCGACGCTGCAGACCTTAACCAACTCCCTGCCCAACCTGAAGTCTCTGACGTTACACATCCTGGTGCCGCTGAGGAATCTGGGCATCTCGTACACTCTGGAGTCTCCGTCTCTGGAGTTCCTGGACGTGTCGCCCAGCCGAGGCTTGGTCTTCTCCTGCCTGAAGCTGCCCGTCCTGCGCGAGCTTCGTGCCAAGAAGATCGTCCGTGGTATCACGCTGGACCGGAGGACCAGGCTGAGGATTCAGCACCGCTGGCCGTGCCTGTACCACGTCCTCCGGGAGGGGACGCCAAAGCTTCAGGCCCTAAATAATGAGAGGCTGCTTCCCacgtggagagaggagagctaCGGGGAGCTGTCGGCCATCCTGGAACAGTCCTGTTACTGTGTTCAGCATCTAGACAGCTGGCTGTGGTAG